A window from Physeter macrocephalus isolate SW-GA chromosome 11, ASM283717v5, whole genome shotgun sequence encodes these proteins:
- the XRCC3 gene encoding DNA repair protein XRCC3 isoform X1, translating to MDLDQLDLNPRIIAAVKKAKLRSVKEVLHLSGPDLQRLTRLSGPDVQRLLRAASSHLRGSSVCTALHLLRQKDQFPEQHQRLSLGCPVLDGLLRGGLPLDGITELAGRSSAGKTQLALQLCLAVQLPRRHGGLGAGECGHFGGRAGVLTCHLVGTCHRGQRLPLGAVFHGSRLCLHNRSAIPASGEGGGPGAPRWEGKCRALGPGRGGTEPASGDSVKWRVPAEAWPVATVTALNVGPEAHFPEKVTSQIRSERPSFEKNGQAALELFWILRFRKCGAPPRRPSNAGPPCRQLLEAPLWAGAPLTCPSETPDGVWREELRGPCDWVWL from the exons ATGGATTTGGATCAGTTGGATCTGAATCCTAGAATTATTGCTGCAGTTAAGAAAG CCAAACTGAGGTCAGTGAAGGAGGTTCTGCATCTTTCTGGACCAGACCTGCAGAGACTGACCCGCCTCTCCGGCCCCGACGTGCAGCGCTTGCTGAGGGCGGCCTCCTCGCACCTGCGGGGAAGCAGCGTCTGCACAG CGCTCCACCTGCTCCGGCAGAAGGACCAGTTCCCCGAGCAGCACCAGCGCCTGAGCCTGGGCTGCCCCGTGCTGGACGGGCTCCTCCGCGGCGGGCTGCCCCTGGACGGCATCACCGAGCTGGCTGGACGCAGCTCCGCCGGGAAGACCCAGCTGGCGCTGCAGCTCTGCCTGGCCGTGCAGCTCCCACGGCGACACGGAGGCCTGGGGGCCGGTGAGTGCGGCCACTtcggggggcgggcaggggtcCTGACCTGTCACCTCGTGGGCACCTGCCATCGAGGCCAGAGGCTGCCCCTGGGGGCCGTTTTCCATGGTTCCCGTCTCTGTCTTCACAACCGCTCTGCTATTCCTGcctcaggagagggaggggggccaGGGGCCCCTCGGTGGGAGGGAAAGTGCAGAGCCCTGGGGCCTGGCCGAGGGGGGACAGAGCCGGCCTCGGGTGACTCCGTTAAGTGGCGTGTCCCTGCAGAGGCCTGGCCCGTGGCCACTGTGACCGCATTAAATGTGGGGCCTGAGGCACATTTTCCTGAGAAGGTGACTTCCCAAATCAGGTCTGAAAGGCCCAGTTTTGAAAAGAATGGCCAAGCGGCTCTGGAGTTATTTTGGATCCTGCGCTTCAGAAAATGTGGAGCTCCTCCCCGCCGACCCTCAAATGCTGGGCCGCCTTGCCGCCAGCTTCTCGAAGCCCCTCTGTGGGCGGGCGCCCCGCTCACCTGTCCCAGTGAGACGCCCGATGGGGTGTGGCGCGAGGAGCTTCGAGGGCCGTGCGATTGGGTTTGGCTGTGA